The Microbulbifer hydrolyticus genome has a segment encoding these proteins:
- the mraZ gene encoding division/cell wall cluster transcriptional repressor MraZ, whose translation MYLGSHAINMDAKGRLAIPARVRDSLLEDCGGRLVVTAHTEERCLLVYPEAQWREILPKIEGLSNFNKKARRAQRLLIGYACELQVDANGRVLIPPTLREYAGLEKKLMLVGQGKKLELWSEERWLSWLDDSEDDGEMPEEMASLSL comes from the coding sequence ATGTATCTGGGAAGTCACGCAATCAATATGGACGCCAAGGGGCGTCTGGCCATTCCGGCGCGGGTCAGGGACTCGCTGCTGGAAGATTGCGGTGGCCGGCTGGTCGTGACGGCGCATACGGAAGAGCGCTGCTTGCTCGTCTATCCAGAGGCGCAATGGCGCGAAATTCTCCCTAAAATCGAAGGGCTGTCCAACTTCAACAAGAAGGCGCGCAGGGCCCAGCGGCTGCTGATCGGGTATGCCTGCGAGCTTCAGGTGGATGCCAATGGCCGCGTACTGATTCCGCCAACCCTGCGCGAGTACGCGGGTCTGGAGAAAAAGTTGATGCTGGTAGGGCAGGGCAAGAAGCTGGAGCTGTGGAGCGAAGAACGCTGGTTGAGCTGGCTGGATGACAGTGAAGACGACGGTGAAATGCCGGAAGAGATGGCCTCCCTGTCCCTTTAG